In Ferviditalea candida, a single genomic region encodes these proteins:
- a CDS encoding Crp/Fnr family transcriptional regulator, protein MAVMTQQQTTTSKDENGSYFNADHFELMQSIMYPHKAKKGAYLFWEGEDAGKLYYIRSGRVKLLKSTEDGRNLILSIMRQGDLFGELGSFGEGLNSFSAEIIEDADIGIIQKKDLEVLLYQHGDFAVEFMKWMAMMHQTTQSKFRDLLFYGKQGALASTLIRMSNSYGVHCTEGTRLNIKLTNAEIADMIGATRESVNRMLSAFKDEGIVEMKNGKLVIRRMEDLRYVCNCPKYPACPKEICRI, encoded by the coding sequence ATGGCTGTCATGACCCAACAGCAGACTACAACCTCCAAGGACGAAAACGGAAGTTATTTTAATGCAGACCACTTTGAACTGATGCAAAGCATCATGTATCCACATAAAGCCAAAAAAGGCGCCTATCTGTTCTGGGAAGGCGAAGATGCCGGCAAGCTGTATTATATTCGCTCAGGAAGGGTGAAGCTGCTCAAATCGACGGAAGACGGCAGAAATTTAATTTTGTCGATTATGCGGCAAGGAGACTTGTTTGGGGAGCTCGGAAGCTTCGGTGAAGGCTTAAACAGCTTCAGCGCGGAGATCATAGAGGACGCCGACATCGGCATCATTCAGAAAAAAGACTTGGAGGTGCTCCTATACCAGCACGGGGATTTTGCCGTGGAATTCATGAAGTGGATGGCCATGATGCACCAGACGACCCAATCCAAATTCCGCGATTTGCTGTTCTACGGCAAACAAGGGGCTCTCGCCTCGACCTTGATCCGGATGAGCAATTCGTATGGAGTCCATTGTACGGAGGGAACTCGTCTGAACATTAAGCTGACCAATGCGGAAATCGCGGACATGATCGGGGCGACCAGGGAAAGTGTGAATCGGATGCTGAGCGCGTTTAAAGACGAAGGCATTGTAGAAATGAAAAACGGCAAACTGGTGATCCGCCGCATGGAAGATTTGCGTTATGTGTGCAATTGTCCCAAATATCCCGCTTGCCCGAAAGAAATCTGCCGGATCTGA
- a CDS encoding GAF domain-containing protein, whose translation MQVQIEYLLHSLRETTSSDFSALGFLEPLDQRIRCDYVSGNQNEKFKNIVLRPGKGIAGEVLRRRRPFILDASVQDAGMQRMNFPIMLAENLQSAAAVPVRISEEDWGVLLVASRSLRQFLSREIEMLEQSADRLAVLLRAAELKND comes from the coding sequence GTGCAAGTGCAAATCGAATATTTGCTGCATTCCCTGCGGGAGACGACTTCAAGCGATTTTTCCGCTTTGGGCTTCCTGGAACCGCTCGATCAACGGATTCGATGCGATTATGTATCCGGAAACCAGAACGAGAAGTTCAAGAATATTGTGCTGAGGCCGGGAAAGGGGATCGCCGGTGAAGTGCTCCGGCGCCGAAGACCGTTTATATTGGATGCTTCGGTCCAGGATGCCGGAATGCAGCGCATGAATTTTCCCATCATGCTGGCTGAAAATCTGCAATCCGCTGCAGCCGTTCCTGTAAGGATCAGCGAGGAAGACTGGGGAGTGCTGCTTGTTGCTAGCCGCTCACTGCGTCAATTTCTCAGCCGGGAAATAGAGATGCTTGAGCAGTCGGCCGACCGTTTGGCCGTTCTCCTGCGGGCAGCAGAACTAAAGAATGATTAA
- a CDS encoding response regulator — MTRILVVDDHAVVRSGLMMLLNNKHGMDVIGEAADGNEAIELAVKLQPDVVLMDLSMPGGMDGMTATSELKKQLPETAVLILTMHDDEEYLFRAIHVGASGYILKSAPHDELMTAIQSVAKGDAYLYPTATKKLMSEYLDKLKTGDSSGTFDSLSEREKEILAWIAKGYSNKEIAEHLIISVKTVESHKSNLMEKLSLKTRPELVKFAMKKGLLNFE, encoded by the coding sequence ATGACCAGAATTCTGGTAGTGGACGATCATGCCGTCGTTCGATCCGGATTAATGATGCTGTTGAACAACAAACACGGCATGGACGTGATCGGAGAAGCGGCGGACGGAAACGAAGCCATTGAATTGGCGGTCAAGTTGCAGCCTGATGTTGTATTGATGGATTTGAGCATGCCCGGCGGAATGGACGGTATGACGGCCACAAGCGAATTGAAGAAGCAGCTTCCCGAAACGGCGGTGCTTATTCTGACCATGCACGATGATGAGGAATATTTGTTTCGCGCCATTCATGTCGGCGCTTCCGGCTATATATTGAAGAGCGCTCCGCACGATGAGCTGATGACGGCTATTCAATCGGTTGCCAAAGGAGATGCTTATTTATACCCCACTGCAACGAAGAAGCTGATGAGCGAATATTTGGATAAACTGAAAACCGGAGATTCATCCGGAACCTTCGACTCTTTGTCCGAGCGGGAAAAAGAAATTCTGGCATGGATCGCCAAAGGCTATTCGAACAAAGAAATCGCCGAACATTTGATAATCAGTGTGAAGACGGTAGAATCCCATAAAAGCAATCTGATGGAGAAGCTCAGCTTGAAAACAAGACCGGAATTAGTGAAATTCGCCATGAAAAAGGGGTTGTTGAACTTTGAATAA